Proteins encoded together in one Mobula hypostoma chromosome 9, sMobHyp1.1, whole genome shotgun sequence window:
- the LOC134351641 gene encoding craniofacial development protein 2-like, translating into MVKLTKWVTQQQRQEDLQGNSEDTSLGRVDSRQQGIPDHHQATAHKIKVTQKKSIATWNVRTLYQAERLDNVINEMERLKINIMGIREVHWIGAGTCQNRNKTLIYSCGTSHTNRVGILMDENMAKSVLGHWAISERVLLVRFRGQPFDLATTDGTNKDIQRFVDKFCEELEQAKNGCKSQDIVIVMGDLNAKVGQCADGNTTGKFGLGERNERGEKWVEWCKMNNQVIMNTYFKNHPRRLWTWKSPGDNTRNQSDFITINQRFRNSVTQCKTYPGADCNSDHNPVACHVKVKFKKLKKQKPEQSLDYLQLIKEETLRQKFTIEVRNRFQSPEIESVEDDSNHVEMKFNSLMDALVESAKSVIPKKGKSTKNKRMTDEIKNLMEESKSKRV; encoded by the coding sequence atggtcaaactcacaaaatgggtcacacaacaacagcgtcaagaggatcttcaaggcAATTCTGAAGATACTTCGCTAGGTAGGGTTGATTCCcgtcagcaggggatccctgaccatcatcaagctactgctcataaaattaaagtaacacaaaagaaaagtattgccacttggaatgtaagaaccctatatcaagcagaaagattggacaatgtgataaatgaaatggaaagactaaagattaacatcatgggaattagagaagttcattggataggtgctggaacatgtcagaatagaaataaaacactaatttattcttgtggaacatcccatactaatagagtaggaattcttatggatgaaaacatggcaaaaagtgttttaggacattgggcaatatcagaaagagtgctccttgttagattcagaggacaaccatttgatttggcaacaacagatggaacaaataagGATATACAAAGGTTTGTAGATAAATTCTGTGAAGAGCTTGagcaagcaaagaatggatgcaaatctcaagatattgttattgtcatgggagatctaaatgctaaagtaggacaatgtgctgatggaaataccacaggaaaatttggactaggagaaagaaatgaaagaggtgagaaatgggtagaatggtgcaagatgaataatcaggtcattatgaatacctactttaaaaaccatccaagacgcttgtggacctggaaaagtccaggtgataacactagaaatcaaagtgactttattactataaaccaaagattcagaaactcagtgactcaatgcaaaacatatccaggtgcagactgtaatagtgaccataacccagtagcatgtcatgtaaaagtaaaatttaaaaaactaaagaagcaaaaacctgaacaatcccttgactacttgcaattaattaaagaagaaaccttaagacaaaaatttacaattgaagtaaggaatagatttcaaagtccagaaatagaatctgttgaagatgatagcaatcatgtagaaatgaaatttaactctctaatggatgccttggtagaatcagcaaagtcagtgattcctaaaaaaggaaaaagcacaaagaataaacggatgacagatgaaatcaaaaatctaatggaagaaagcaaatccaaaagagtataa